One genomic segment of Methanococcus voltae PS includes these proteins:
- a CDS encoding HTH domain-containing protein encodes MLNKLEIHKKRELEFWTFLEKAFEINLKLDLGHFKILCVFLDINDFCEEMSEKGLSSTEIIEILRTKGILSKNSQYISGEYLKNYIERDSRVAVHNRINDLRKLGFGITTKPGPLGGYKLYEFPNWFVQ; translated from the coding sequence ATGTTGAATAAATTAGAGATACATAAAAAAAGAGAGCTTGAATTTTGGACTTTTCTAGAAAAAGCTTTTGAAATTAATTTAAAACTAGATTTGGGTCATTTTAAAATCCTTTGTGTTTTTTTAGATATTAATGACTTTTGTGAAGAAATGTCTGAAAAAGGATTATCAAGCACTGAAATTATTGAAATATTGAGAACTAAAGGTATTTTATCCAAAAATTCGCAATACATTTCTGGAGAGTACTTAAAAAACTATATTGAAAGAGATAGCCGAGTTGCTGTACATAATAGAATAAACGACTTGAGAAAACTAGGATTTGGAATAACTACAAAGCCTGGACCTTTGGGTGGTTATAAACTATATGAATTCCCAAATTGGTTTGTTCAATAA
- the pfdA gene encoding prefoldin subunit alpha — protein sequence MQNQEAQNQFMALDVYGEQVKKLQEESSGIEVMISELEKGIDSMYATNTEGEIIIPLGGGAFVKAEVKTPGKVIVAVASDIFMEKDVESAADDFKHSIEELQKTKDVINQHIAKLNQEITNIRADLEKRAQQIEKRQKLIQRGRQAPNQ from the coding sequence ATGCAAAATCAAGAAGCTCAAAATCAATTCATGGCATTAGACGTGTATGGAGAACAAGTAAAAAAATTACAAGAAGAATCATCAGGTATTGAGGTAATGATATCAGAACTTGAAAAAGGTATCGATTCAATGTATGCTACCAATACCGAAGGTGAGATTATTATACCTTTAGGTGGTGGAGCTTTTGTAAAAGCAGAGGTTAAAACACCTGGAAAAGTAATTGTAGCAGTAGCTTCAGATATATTCATGGAAAAAGATGTAGAAAGTGCCGCAGATGACTTTAAACATAGTATCGAAGAATTACAAAAGACAAAAGATGTAATCAACCAGCACATTGCAAAATTAAATCAAGAAATAACAAATATAAGAGCAGATTTAGAAAAAAGAGCTCAACAAATCGAAAAAAGACAAAAATTAATACAAAGAGGCAGACAAGCTCCAAATCAATAA
- a CDS encoding ABC transporter ATP-binding protein, producing the protein MVEKIMLDVSNVNFNYKFENHNVLDKCNLELKKGEVGCILGQNGVGKSTLLKCITGLLNYDGNVKVANKEISQINPKERSKLITYSAQEFSINFNYSVFEILLMGRNPYVNFFNGPTAEDEELVYKTLNKLQIEHLANKSFLSLSGGQKRLVMIARALIQDSKVMIFDEPTSFLDFKNQVLILDVIKKISKEYEKTILFSLHDPNLTHFSDKIFTMKNGTIVNSGGQDLLNKDTFMDIYGLSTDILQYNNKKIVIPNI; encoded by the coding sequence ATGGTAGAAAAAATAATGCTAGATGTTTCAAATGTTAATTTTAATTATAAATTCGAAAACCATAACGTATTGGATAAATGTAATTTAGAATTAAAAAAGGGCGAAGTTGGTTGTATTTTAGGACAGAATGGGGTAGGAAAATCTACTTTATTAAAATGTATCACTGGTTTATTGAATTACGATGGTAATGTTAAAGTAGCAAATAAGGAAATATCCCAAATAAATCCTAAAGAACGTTCCAAGCTCATAACTTATTCCGCACAAGAATTTAGTATCAATTTTAACTATTCAGTATTTGAAATATTATTAATGGGTAGAAATCCTTACGTTAATTTTTTCAATGGCCCAACTGCTGAAGATGAGGAATTAGTTTATAAAACATTAAATAAATTACAAATTGAGCATTTGGCAAATAAAAGTTTTTTATCATTAAGTGGCGGTCAAAAAAGACTAGTAATGATAGCAAGAGCTTTAATTCAGGATAGTAAAGTTATGATATTTGATGAACCTACAAGTTTCTTAGATTTTAAAAATCAAGTCTTAATACTAGACGTAATCAAAAAAATTTCAAAAGAATATGAAAAAACAATTTTATTCTCGTTACATGACCCTAATTTAACACATTTTTCAGATAAAATATTTACAATGAAAAACGGAACAATAGTAAATAGTGGAGGTCAGGATTTACTTAATAAGGACACTTTCATGGATATATATGGATTATCCACTGATATACTCCAATACAACAATAAAAAAATCGTGATTCCTAATATTTAA
- a CDS encoding monovalent cation/H+ antiporter subunit E: protein MKLLSIFEYILVMIKAIAEAWVDVFKRCTNNQINPEIMDIQTEINSLYGQVLLACSITITPGTLTIDLDHDSKTLKVASISPRKKDEIIPFEKYIKNIFD from the coding sequence ATGAAGTTATTGAGTATTTTCGAATATATTTTAGTTATGATAAAAGCAATAGCAGAGGCTTGGGTAGATGTATTTAAAAGATGTACAAATAACCAGATAAACCCCGAAATAATGGATATCCAAACTGAAATAAACAGCTTATACGGCCAGGTTTTATTAGCTTGTAGTATCACCATAACTCCCGGTACTTTAACTATTGATTTAGACCATGATTCAAAAACTTTAAAAGTAGCTTCAATAAGCCCTAGGAAAAAAGACGAAATAATACCTTTTGAAAAATATATTAAAAATATATTCGACTAA
- a CDS encoding ABC transporter substrate-binding protein, translated as MKLNKNMKKNLKTIILTMFLSVILAMSGCVSTQTDTPDNTTVKDNEITKISTISLTDGLNNNVTVNYPCRSVVSTYGMIPPIIYSLDAQDTLKAGKGIMGSDEFLRILNPNFDDMAQVNTENVEEIKKTNPDIVFAPYWNKKNGIYTQLNSLDVPVFFVDIETVPNYYKLLSSMGKMFNKSEKSDYLIDYYKGKIQYIQDTVKDSEKPKVLVLAHSAKKNSFWTPGGDFWGNEMVDIAGGVSVSKDLETGKMPVNVEQISNWNPDKIIIITYTRDFSSIDAKNQLMNDEGWKEINAVKNGEVYGMPNDGDSWDVLSPKFTLGLMWAAKVIHPEVMNVSLKDEAMQQYVDVYNMTPEQISKVNIVGDAVN; from the coding sequence ATGAAACTAAATAAAAATATGAAAAAGAATTTAAAAACTATTATATTGACAATGTTTTTATCCGTTATCTTGGCAATGTCTGGGTGTGTATCTACACAAACTGATACCCCCGATAATACCACTGTAAAAGATAATGAAATAACTAAAATTTCAACCATTTCATTAACAGATGGTTTAAATAATAATGTAACCGTAAATTACCCTTGTAGAAGTGTAGTTTCTACATATGGTATGATACCGCCTATAATATATTCATTAGACGCTCAAGACACCCTTAAAGCAGGTAAGGGTATAATGGGTAGTGACGAATTTTTAAGAATATTAAATCCCAATTTCGATGATATGGCACAAGTAAACACCGAAAACGTAGAGGAAATTAAGAAAACTAATCCTGACATCGTTTTTGCACCATACTGGAATAAAAAGAATGGAATATACACCCAGTTGAATAGTTTAGATGTACCGGTATTTTTCGTAGATATTGAAACAGTACCTAATTACTACAAATTATTATCAAGTATGGGTAAAATGTTTAATAAATCCGAAAAATCCGATTATTTAATCGATTATTATAAGGGTAAAATCCAATACATTCAGGATACTGTAAAAGACAGTGAAAAACCTAAAGTATTGGTATTAGCACACAGTGCTAAGAAAAACTCATTTTGGACACCTGGAGGAGATTTCTGGGGTAATGAAATGGTAGACATTGCCGGCGGTGTGAGTGTCTCAAAAGACCTTGAAACTGGTAAAATGCCTGTAAACGTAGAGCAAATATCAAATTGGAATCCTGATAAAATCATTATCATCACATATACTAGAGATTTCTCATCAATAGATGCTAAAAATCAATTAATGAACGACGAAGGATGGAAAGAAATAAACGCTGTTAAAAACGGTGAAGTTTATGGAATGCCAAACGATGGAGATTCATGGGATGTATTAAGCCCTAAATTTACATTAGGTTTAATGTGGGCTGCAAAAGTTATACACCCTGAAGTTATGAACGTTTCATTAAAAGACGAAGCAATGCAACAATATGTTGATGTATACAATATGACTCCAGAACAAATTTCCAAAGTAAATATTGTTGGAGATGCGGTTAATTAA
- a CDS encoding TldD/PmbA family protein, producing the protein MMVLNLDCLNVEKIQKLLEKGTYADIRVIKSCSNNIVMKDGDIDEISSGNYGGVIVRVLENNGWGLATSNDINMPNIEELFDSAYKSAKLSDMHTNKEVIMKEVPIVTDKLKTKVKINPLDISVEEKKEYMNIVNKNLSDENNQIVSKSINYSDAEGASLLLTSEGTCIESEGIKTLMRMMAVSKGESLQFAFDKSGGDGFEAISEDNLEEKSIKVKERALRLLSAKPCPKGEFNVVLDPELAGVFIHEAVGHATEADLVLSNDSVFKNRIGDIIGSEEVTVIDDPTIEGSFGFYKYDNEGVKGAKSTLIENGVLKGYLHSRETAGRLGMDVTGNSRAQALNKPIVRMSNTYIKSKNWKFDELIEDTKDGIYLIGSRGGQVDTGKGLFQFNSVEAFMIENGELTTSLKDAGLSGEIMSILHDVNAVTDDFYLSKGYCGKGGQSVPVGDGGGCIRTKTTLC; encoded by the coding sequence ATTATGGTTTTAAATTTAGATTGTTTGAATGTCGAGAAAATTCAAAAACTACTAGAAAAGGGAACTTATGCGGATATAAGGGTCATTAAAAGTTGTTCTAACAACATAGTAATGAAAGATGGGGATATAGACGAAATATCTAGCGGAAATTACGGAGGCGTTATTGTTAGAGTGCTTGAAAATAATGGATGGGGATTAGCAACGTCTAATGACATAAATATGCCCAATATTGAAGAATTATTTGATAGCGCATATAAAAGTGCCAAATTATCCGATATGCACACCAATAAAGAAGTTATAATGAAGGAAGTTCCAATTGTAACCGATAAACTAAAAACAAAAGTTAAAATAAATCCTTTGGATATCTCAGTCGAAGAAAAAAAGGAATACATGAATATTGTAAATAAAAACCTTAGCGATGAGAATAATCAAATTGTAAGCAAATCTATTAATTATTCCGATGCAGAGGGTGCTTCATTACTCCTTACTAGTGAAGGCACATGTATTGAAAGCGAAGGGATAAAAACACTTATGAGAATGATGGCAGTTTCAAAAGGAGAATCTTTACAATTTGCATTTGATAAATCAGGTGGTGATGGTTTTGAAGCTATTTCTGAAGATAATCTAGAAGAAAAAAGTATAAAAGTCAAAGAAAGAGCTTTAAGATTACTTAGTGCAAAACCTTGTCCAAAAGGAGAATTTAACGTAGTTTTAGACCCCGAATTAGCAGGAGTATTTATACACGAAGCAGTTGGGCATGCTACCGAAGCAGATTTGGTTTTATCCAATGATAGTGTATTTAAAAATAGAATAGGGGACATAATTGGTAGTGAAGAAGTAACCGTTATTGACGACCCTACAATTGAAGGTTCCTTTGGATTTTATAAATATGATAATGAAGGTGTTAAGGGAGCAAAGTCAACACTTATTGAGAACGGTGTTTTAAAAGGTTATTTGCATTCAAGAGAAACTGCAGGAAGGCTTGGGATGGATGTAACCGGTAATTCTAGAGCTCAAGCACTTAATAAGCCTATCGTACGTATGAGCAATACATACATAAAGTCTAAAAACTGGAAATTCGATGAATTAATCGAGGATACCAAAGACGGTATTTACTTAATTGGCTCCAGAGGGGGACAAGTCGATACAGGTAAAGGTTTATTCCAATTTAATTCTGTAGAAGCATTTATGATTGAAAATGGAGAATTAACCACGTCTCTCAAAGATGCAGGACTTAGTGGCGAAATTATGTCAATTTTACATGACGTAAATGCCGTTACAGATGATTTTTACCTTAGCAAAGGTTACTGTGGAAAAGGAGGTCAAAGTGTACCCGTAGGAGATGGTGGTGGTTGTATAAGAACTAAAACCACGTTATGCTAA
- a CDS encoding bifunctional NADP phosphatase/NAD kinase, with amino-acid sequence MAEEMLKMAIKVTENLERSIRPLIGWEKSNEIVKIGADGTPTKRIDLIAENIAISSLEKFCSAILISEEIGFKVIGRGTPKYIVILDPIDGTYNALNDIPIYSVSLAMGKISNDKMEKIKKLTSIGNTSEELSEYQKNLNKILKEFVKENFTINDLSIGVVKNISTGDTYYAEKNKGAYVLKNGKENEKRKIGISNIKNLKDASMGVFAYGLSSETLNFIKDRKIRRIRIFGSIALEMCYVARGSLDAYINVNETTRLCDMAAGYIILKEAGGEITTKNGMPMNLRLDIAEKSSFICSNKDLHKKLVGTFGNKWRLKPTKIGIISRHDNEESLNVAYNTVKYLENKGIAYKLDKGIYNALKDRLNATLMDDVQDISHIISIGGDGTVLRASKLIEGNEIPIICVDMGTVGFLTEFGKEDVYNAIDSVLNGNYTIEKRTKLSGFINYGSKGVIKTDGGNESNKQKFISDALNEVVITTNNPAKIMDFEVYINGILAENVRADGIIVSTPNGSTAYSLSAGGPIIEPTVDAFIIVPICPFKLSSRPLVVDGNSEIKLKVMKKSAMVVVDGSKEEGLLSKGDEITFRKSNSYTYFVKGSNFYNKVKKLSLME; translated from the coding sequence ATGGCTGAAGAAATGCTTAAAATGGCAATAAAAGTAACAGAAAATTTGGAAAGAAGTATTCGCCCGTTAATTGGATGGGAAAAATCCAACGAAATTGTAAAAATAGGGGCTGACGGAACACCAACTAAAAGAATAGATTTGATAGCTGAAAATATCGCTATAAGTTCCCTCGAAAAGTTCTGCTCTGCAATCTTAATCAGTGAAGAGATAGGTTTTAAAGTAATTGGTAGAGGAACGCCCAAATACATTGTAATTTTAGATCCAATCGACGGTACATATAACGCTTTGAATGATATACCTATATATTCAGTTTCGTTAGCAATGGGTAAGATTAGCAACGATAAAATGGAAAAAATCAAAAAATTAACTAGTATTGGTAATACTAGTGAAGAATTATCGGAATATCAAAAAAATTTGAATAAAATTTTAAAGGAATTTGTAAAGGAAAATTTTACAATAAATGATTTAAGCATAGGGGTTGTGAAAAACATATCCACTGGAGACACATATTACGCAGAAAAGAACAAAGGAGCGTATGTTTTAAAAAATGGGAAGGAAAATGAAAAAAGAAAAATCGGAATTTCCAATATTAAAAATTTGAAGGACGCTTCTATGGGTGTATTTGCATACGGTCTATCATCTGAAACGTTAAATTTCATAAAAGACCGTAAAATAAGGAGAATAAGGATATTTGGTTCTATAGCTCTAGAAATGTGCTACGTGGCAAGAGGTTCTCTTGACGCATACATAAATGTCAACGAAACAACTCGTTTATGTGATATGGCAGCAGGATATATAATTTTAAAAGAAGCAGGTGGCGAAATAACCACTAAAAATGGAATGCCAATGAATTTAAGGCTAGATATCGCCGAAAAAAGCTCATTTATATGCTCTAATAAAGATTTACATAAGAAATTAGTGGGTACTTTCGGAAACAAATGGAGATTAAAGCCTACTAAAATAGGAATAATTTCTAGACATGATAATGAAGAATCCTTAAACGTAGCATATAATACTGTTAAATATTTAGAAAACAAAGGTATAGCTTATAAATTGGATAAAGGGATATATAATGCACTTAAAGATAGGCTAAATGCTACATTGATGGATGACGTACAGGATATTTCCCATATTATATCTATAGGCGGTGACGGAACCGTATTGAGGGCTTCTAAATTAATTGAAGGTAATGAAATACCTATAATATGTGTAGACATGGGTACAGTAGGGTTTTTAACTGAATTTGGAAAAGAAGATGTTTACAATGCAATTGATAGCGTATTAAATGGTAATTATACAATAGAAAAGCGTACAAAGCTTTCAGGATTTATAAATTATGGTTCAAAGGGAGTTATTAAAACTGATGGAGGGAATGAGTCTAATAAACAGAAATTTATATCCGATGCCTTAAATGAGGTGGTTATTACAACCAACAATCCTGCAAAAATAATGGATTTTGAGGTTTATATAAACGGTATATTGGCAGAAAATGTTCGAGCAGATGGTATTATAGTTTCAACTCCAAATGGTTCTACGGCTTATTCGTTAAGCGCAGGTGGGCCAATTATTGAACCAACTGTAGATGCTTTTATTATAGTACCAATATGCCCATTTAAGTTATCTTCCCGACCACTTGTTGTAGATGGAAATTCTGAGATAAAACTCAAAGTGATGAAAAAATCTGCAATGGTTGTGGTAGATGGTAGTAAAGAAGAGGGTTTATTATCAAAAGGCGATGAAATTACGTTTAGGAAATCAAATTCGTATACGTACTTTGTAAAAGGAAGTAATTTTTACAATAAAGTTAAGAAATTAAGTTTAATGGAATAA
- the pstK gene encoding L-seryl-tRNA(Sec) kinase: MLIMLVGLPSVGKSTFSKNLSKKLIERNIDNIILGTDLIRESFPVWKENYEDYIKKMNKSLISEALDEGFTVIVDDTNYYNSKRRDLIHMANLKDKNCISIYLKAPLEVLLARNIARGAKIPNSVIEDMYLKFDEMGTKYKWDKPDLEIDTHLEAINFDEIIDKIFKLDDEKSSIKSTFKSKDIENSDNNDNYNFKNKLDVETRHIIGEFIKNNKNLSKEKIKRLSNYRKNYIKNLRDIEKDGIIIKNEKEFNEYILTLLEEFKSEIKKFI; this comes from the coding sequence ATGCTTATTATGCTTGTAGGGTTGCCTTCGGTCGGGAAATCTACTTTTTCAAAGAATTTATCCAAAAAACTCATTGAACGTAATATTGACAATATTATATTAGGAACAGACTTAATTAGAGAGAGTTTCCCCGTTTGGAAGGAAAATTACGAAGATTATATAAAAAAAATGAACAAAAGTCTCATAAGTGAAGCATTAGACGAAGGATTTACTGTAATTGTAGATGATACCAATTACTACAATTCCAAAAGAAGAGATTTAATCCATATGGCAAATTTAAAAGATAAAAATTGCATATCTATTTATTTGAAAGCTCCGTTAGAAGTTTTACTTGCTAGAAACATAGCAAGAGGGGCTAAAATTCCTAATTCAGTTATTGAAGATATGTATTTGAAATTTGACGAAATGGGTACGAAATACAAATGGGATAAACCCGATTTGGAGATAGATACTCACTTGGAAGCCATAAATTTTGATGAAATAATTGATAAAATTTTTAAATTAGATGACGAAAAATCAAGTATTAAATCCACGTTTAAATCTAAAGATATTGAAAATTCTGATAACAATGATAATTACAATTTTAAAAATAAATTAGATGTCGAAACTAGGCATATTATAGGCGAATTTATCAAAAATAACAAGAATTTATCAAAAGAAAAAATTAAAAGATTATCAAATTACCGTAAAAACTATATTAAAAATTTAAGGGATATTGAAAAAGATGGGATAATTATAAAAAATGAAAAAGAATTTAATGAATATATATTAACACTTTTGGAAGAATTTAAAAGCGAAATAAAAAAATTTATTTAA
- a CDS encoding Rossmann-like domain-containing protein produces the protein MIVEQMKEKAINLIKKDIESGNLKEVILKDFALGLPYAYTVLEFVKNDGTSKEVLGAGMTLNEGGSCNKLENKTPDLYDLLEKVTSFSYTDRALGISAINAISQYYIMAQDLKKQDAVEVILNLDGVKNIGFIGNIAPIANELKKKGDYNIYVFDRGGSCCSGGFLMDTFEYRLLPEMDALFITGSTMVNDTIDMVLDRAINSKINVLTGPTAQMHPELLEETKITHMGSIMVNDVENTVMNLKLGSSCGLFQKGTKYTIDVKNYK, from the coding sequence ATGATTGTAGAACAAATGAAAGAAAAAGCAATAAACTTAATAAAAAAAGACATAGAAAGCGGAAATTTAAAAGAAGTAATCTTAAAAGACTTTGCATTGGGATTACCTTACGCTTATACGGTTTTGGAGTTTGTTAAGAATGATGGAACCTCTAAAGAAGTTTTGGGAGCAGGTATGACATTAAATGAGGGAGGTTCCTGTAATAAGTTAGAAAATAAAACACCTGATTTATATGATTTACTCGAAAAAGTCACAAGTTTTTCATACACTGATAGAGCCTTGGGTATTTCAGCTATAAATGCAATTTCACAGTATTATATAATGGCACAGGATTTAAAGAAACAGGATGCTGTAGAAGTTATATTAAACTTAGATGGTGTAAAAAACATAGGATTTATAGGAAATATAGCGCCTATTGCAAATGAATTGAAAAAAAAAGGCGATTACAATATTTACGTTTTTGATAGAGGTGGCTCATGCTGTTCAGGGGGTTTCCTAATGGATACTTTTGAATATAGGTTATTACCCGAAATGGACGCTTTATTTATAACCGGCTCAACCATGGTAAATGATACAATAGATATGGTATTAGATAGGGCAATAAATTCTAAAATAAATGTTTTAACAGGACCTACTGCACAAATGCACCCCGAATTGTTGGAAGAAACAAAAATAACCCACATGGGTTCTATAATGGTAAATGACGTTGAAAATACCGTAATGAATTTAAAATTGGGCTCTTCATGCGGATTATTCCAAAAAGGAACTAAATATACCATAGATGTGAAAAATTATAAATAA
- a CDS encoding amidohydrolase: MIAIKNILVLNNFEEPQKCKKSDILIENNIITKICDAGQLKTPEGAIVIDGTKKAIMPGLINTHSHIPMTIFRGVADDLPLMDWLGNHIWPLEAKLDEEIIYAGTMLGCMEMIKTGTVAFNDMYFFTDSIIKAVETANMRCTLSYGLIDLCNEEKRQTEVKAQKDVLNSLEKAHNKNGLINAAVGPHAPYTCSADLLQHAHELAKEHNIPMNIHMNETEDEIRQIKEKTGLRPFEFLNSLGVFDDINVVAAHCVHLSDNEINILKEKNIYVSHNPLSNLKLGSGIAPIPTYLKDNINVTLGTDGCASNNNLNLFESIKACATVHKGVQQDSTVVKVSEVLNMATKNASKALNYNSGEIKEGMWADLVILDLKNPTLIPNKNIISHLAYSFNGVVETVIINGKIVLENGKMTTMDEDKVYEKAEEAYLNLVN, from the coding sequence ATGATAGCAATTAAAAACATTTTAGTTTTGAATAATTTTGAAGAACCACAAAAATGTAAAAAATCAGATATTTTAATCGAAAACAACATAATAACCAAAATATGCGACGCAGGACAACTTAAAACACCTGAAGGTGCAATAGTAATCGACGGTACAAAAAAAGCAATAATGCCTGGTTTAATAAATACCCATAGTCATATACCTATGACAATATTTAGGGGGGTAGCGGATGATTTACCACTAATGGATTGGTTAGGAAATCATATTTGGCCATTAGAAGCTAAATTAGACGAAGAGATAATTTATGCAGGCACTATGCTAGGATGTATGGAAATGATTAAAACAGGAACTGTAGCATTCAATGATATGTATTTCTTCACAGATTCCATCATAAAAGCCGTAGAAACTGCAAATATGAGATGTACCTTATCCTATGGTTTAATTGACCTATGTAATGAGGAAAAAAGACAAACTGAAGTAAAAGCACAAAAAGATGTTTTGAATTCCTTAGAAAAAGCACATAACAAAAATGGGCTTATAAATGCAGCAGTAGGTCCTCACGCACCTTATACTTGTTCAGCAGATTTATTGCAACATGCTCATGAATTGGCAAAAGAACACAATATTCCTATGAATATCCACATGAATGAAACAGAAGACGAAATAAGGCAAATAAAGGAAAAAACAGGATTAAGACCTTTCGAATTCTTAAATTCATTAGGGGTCTTTGACGATATAAATGTGGTCGCAGCACATTGTGTTCATTTATCGGATAATGAAATAAATATTTTAAAAGAAAAAAACATCTACGTTTCACACAATCCTCTTAGTAACTTAAAATTAGGCTCAGGAATTGCACCGATTCCAACGTATTTAAAAGACAATATAAATGTTACATTAGGTACCGATGGGTGTGCAAGTAATAATAATTTAAACTTGTTCGAAAGTATAAAAGCTTGCGCAACAGTCCACAAAGGAGTCCAACAAGATTCAACTGTTGTAAAAGTATCTGAAGTTTTAAACATGGCGACTAAAAATGCAAGTAAGGCTTTAAACTATAATTCTGGAGAAATAAAAGAAGGCATGTGGGCAGATTTGGTAATTTTAGATTTAAAAAACCCTACATTAATACCTAATAAGAATATAATTTCACATTTGGCATATTCATTCAATGGAGTCGTAGAAACTGTTATAATCAACGGAAAAATAGTTTTAGAAAACGGAAAAATGACAACAATGGATGAAGATAAAGTTTATGAAAAAGCAGAAGAAGCTTATTTAAATTTAGTAAATTAA
- a CDS encoding FecCD family ABC transporter permease encodes MEKMKKLTIKNSKESKFINYLLIALNMGNKSENNHKEINNNDNNGTPKKNTKKINYTLTLFPLIFIISFILSLFIGRLWFDPNSIFTDALAKNILLNVRLPRLIAVSLSGACLALSGVALQNLFKNYLAGPNILGVTSGSAFGAVLAILLLSYNPYAIQISAFLSGVLAMAITYTVGKKLNGSLRTESESSIINLVLAGIAVSALFSAGVGLIKYVANPTDKLQAITYWLLGSFTGIRWDDVYITVIPLIICIIGLNLLKWQFNILSMGEENAKSLGLNVKKYSVIIILLATLGTSSATAMAGMVQWIGLVSPHIARLVVGVDNRRLIPASMFTGASLLLICDTIARSLTPSELPLSVMTSIIGVPILLKILIRNQNKL; translated from the coding sequence ATGGAAAAAATGAAGAAATTAACTATTAAAAATTCAAAGGAATCTAAATTTATTAATTATTTACTTATTGCACTTAATATGGGCAATAAATCGGAAAATAATCATAAAGAGATTAATAATAACGATAATAATGGTACTCCTAAAAAAAATACTAAAAAAATCAATTATACTTTAACCTTATTTCCTTTAATTTTTATAATTTCTTTCATTTTATCATTATTTATTGGAAGGCTTTGGTTTGACCCAAATAGTATATTTACTGATGCTTTGGCAAAGAATATATTATTAAATGTACGATTACCTAGATTAATAGCAGTTTCTCTATCTGGAGCTTGTTTAGCACTATCTGGAGTCGCACTACAAAATTTATTTAAAAATTACTTGGCAGGGCCTAACATATTAGGTGTAACAAGTGGTTCAGCGTTTGGTGCTGTTTTGGCAATTCTTTTGCTATCTTACAATCCTTATGCAATACAGATATCCGCCTTTTTGTCTGGTGTCTTAGCAATGGCAATTACGTATACTGTAGGGAAAAAATTAAATGGTAGTTTAAGAACTGAATCCGAATCCAGCATTATAAACTTGGTTTTGGCAGGTATTGCAGTTTCCGCACTATTTTCCGCAGGTGTGGGGCTTATAAAATACGTTGCAAACCCAACTGATAAGCTACAAGCAATTACGTACTGGTTATTGGGTAGTTTTACAGGTATACGTTGGGATGATGTTTATATTACTGTAATACCTTTAATAATTTGTATAATTGGTTTAAACCTATTAAAATGGCAGTTTAATATATTATCCATGGGTGAGGAAAACGCCAAATCTCTTGGTTTAAATGTTAAAAAATATTCTGTAATTATAATATTACTAGCAACGCTCGGGACTTCTTCCGCCACTGCAATGGCCGGTATGGTACAATGGATTGGATTAGTAAGTCCACACATAGCTCGTTTAGTTGTGGGCGTAGATAATAGACGTTTAATACCTGCATCAATGTTCACAGGGGCGTCATTATTACTAATATGTGATACTATAGCGCGTTCTTTAACGCCTTCAGAATTGCCATTAAGTGTTATGACTTCAATAATCGGGGTGCCAATATTGTTAAAAATACTTATTAGAAATCAAAATAAGCTTTAA